In Taeniopygia guttata chromosome 2, bTaeGut7.mat, whole genome shotgun sequence, one genomic interval encodes:
- the DNAH11 gene encoding dynein axonemal heavy chain 11 isoform X5, which yields MLRRGFVFHTFRAAQRRMRQCRSIGTRRCEGSRIPSNPAALPSPPPAAPPAGAPPPPRGRPGGETGPPPLRREQRREQRRAPAAAAGTGRGSHPRGHGNAGSIDDWTKTQWQEINVEQMDEQLRGFAKAAFSCRRPSQTFWESSFIRVEDEVQSVVVNAVQELSSEKKLVTDITDKENVMEATRKPKVYESFEALQQSRLARHPLKRNTDKTAEPLCA from the exons ATGCTGAGAAGGGGATTCGTATTTCACACGTTCCGGGCGGCGCAGAGGAGGATGCGCCAGTGCCGCTCCATAGGGACTCGGCGCTGTGAAGGGTCACGGATTCCCTCAAACCCCGCCGCGCTGCCGAGCCCTCCGCCCGCGGCTCCTCCCGCAGGggctccgccgccgccccggggccgtCCCGGCGGAGAGACCGGGCCGCCTCCGCTCCGGAGGGAGCAGCGGAGGGAGCAGCGCCGTGCCCCGGCTGCGGCAGCGGGAACGGGCCGGGGAAGCCATCCCCGGGGACACGGGAACGCG GGCAGCATTGATGATTGGACTAAAACCCAGTGGCAAGAGATTAATGTGGAACAGATGGATGAGCAGCTCAGAGGGTTTGCCAAGGCA GCTTTTAGTTGCAGAAGACCTTCTCAGACCTTCTGGGAGTCCAGTTTCATAAGGGTAGAAGATGAAGTCCAAAGCGTAGTTGTCAATGCTGTGCAAGAGTTGAGTAGTGAAAAG AAGTTGGTGACTGACATAACAGATAAAGAAAATGTGATGGAAGCTACAAGAAAGCCAAAG GTGTATGAAAGCTTTGAAGCTCTGCAGCAGAG CAGACTTGCTAGACACCCTTTAAAGAGGAACACAGACAAAACAGCTGAGCCTCTTTGTGCATGA
- the DNAH11 gene encoding dynein axonemal heavy chain 11 isoform X11, producing the protein MLRRGFVFHTFRAAQRRMRQCRSIGTRRCEGSRIPSNPAALPSPPPAAPPAGAPPPPRGRPGGETGPPPLRREQRREQRRAPAAAAGTGRGSHPRGHGNAGSIDDWTKTQWQEINVEQMDEQLRGFAKAAFSCRRPSQTFWESSFIRVEDEVQSVVVNAVQELSSEKLFSLLEAHGDTILLR; encoded by the exons ATGCTGAGAAGGGGATTCGTATTTCACACGTTCCGGGCGGCGCAGAGGAGGATGCGCCAGTGCCGCTCCATAGGGACTCGGCGCTGTGAAGGGTCACGGATTCCCTCAAACCCCGCCGCGCTGCCGAGCCCTCCGCCCGCGGCTCCTCCCGCAGGggctccgccgccgccccggggccgtCCCGGCGGAGAGACCGGGCCGCCTCCGCTCCGGAGGGAGCAGCGGAGGGAGCAGCGCCGTGCCCCGGCTGCGGCAGCGGGAACGGGCCGGGGAAGCCATCCCCGGGGACACGGGAACGCG GGCAGCATTGATGATTGGACTAAAACCCAGTGGCAAGAGATTAATGTGGAACAGATGGATGAGCAGCTCAGAGGGTTTGCCAAGGCA GCTTTTAGTTGCAGAAGACCTTCTCAGACCTTCTGGGAGTCCAGTTTCATAAGGGTAGAAGATGAAGTCCAAAGCGTAGTTGTCAATGCTGTGCAAGAGTTGAGTAGTGAAAAG CTTTTTAGCCTCCTGGAGGCACATGGAGATACAATACTGCTGAGATGA
- the DNAH11 gene encoding dynein axonemal heavy chain 11 isoform X3, with protein MLRRGFVFHTFRAAQRRMRQCRSIGTRRCEGSRIPSNPAALPSPPPAAPPAGAPPPPRGRPGGETGPPPLRREQRREQRRAPAAAAGTGRGSHPRGHGNAGSIDDWTKTQWQEINVEQMDEQLRGFAKAAFSCRRPSQTFWESSFIRVEDEVQSVVVNAVQELSSEKKLVTDITDKENVMEATRKPKVYESFEALQQRCMCISRASPLPVVAFYRCRQLKF; from the exons ATGCTGAGAAGGGGATTCGTATTTCACACGTTCCGGGCGGCGCAGAGGAGGATGCGCCAGTGCCGCTCCATAGGGACTCGGCGCTGTGAAGGGTCACGGATTCCCTCAAACCCCGCCGCGCTGCCGAGCCCTCCGCCCGCGGCTCCTCCCGCAGGggctccgccgccgccccggggccgtCCCGGCGGAGAGACCGGGCCGCCTCCGCTCCGGAGGGAGCAGCGGAGGGAGCAGCGCCGTGCCCCGGCTGCGGCAGCGGGAACGGGCCGGGGAAGCCATCCCCGGGGACACGGGAACGCG GGCAGCATTGATGATTGGACTAAAACCCAGTGGCAAGAGATTAATGTGGAACAGATGGATGAGCAGCTCAGAGGGTTTGCCAAGGCA GCTTTTAGTTGCAGAAGACCTTCTCAGACCTTCTGGGAGTCCAGTTTCATAAGGGTAGAAGATGAAGTCCAAAGCGTAGTTGTCAATGCTGTGCAAGAGTTGAGTAGTGAAAAG AAGTTGGTGACTGACATAACAGATAAAGAAAATGTGATGGAAGCTACAAGAAAGCCAAAG GTGTATGAAAGCTTTGAAGCTCTGCAGCAGAG aTGCATGTGCATCTCCAGAGCATCTCCTCTTCCTGTGGTGGCTTTTTATAGGTGCAGACAACTGAAATTTTGA
- the DNAH11 gene encoding dynein axonemal heavy chain 11 isoform X4, which produces MLRRGFVFHTFRAAQRRMRQCRSIGTRRCEGSRIPSNPAALPSPPPAAPPAGAPPPPRGRPGGETGPPPLRREQRREQRRAPAAAAGTGRGSHPRGHGNAGSIDDWTKTQWQEINVEQMDEQLRGFAKAAFSCRRPSQTFWESSFIRVEDEVQSVVVNAVQELSSEKKLVTDITDKENVMEATRKPKVYESFEALQQRVTTVMEEDRGMASVNFNWRDQ; this is translated from the exons ATGCTGAGAAGGGGATTCGTATTTCACACGTTCCGGGCGGCGCAGAGGAGGATGCGCCAGTGCCGCTCCATAGGGACTCGGCGCTGTGAAGGGTCACGGATTCCCTCAAACCCCGCCGCGCTGCCGAGCCCTCCGCCCGCGGCTCCTCCCGCAGGggctccgccgccgccccggggccgtCCCGGCGGAGAGACCGGGCCGCCTCCGCTCCGGAGGGAGCAGCGGAGGGAGCAGCGCCGTGCCCCGGCTGCGGCAGCGGGAACGGGCCGGGGAAGCCATCCCCGGGGACACGGGAACGCG GGCAGCATTGATGATTGGACTAAAACCCAGTGGCAAGAGATTAATGTGGAACAGATGGATGAGCAGCTCAGAGGGTTTGCCAAGGCA GCTTTTAGTTGCAGAAGACCTTCTCAGACCTTCTGGGAGTCCAGTTTCATAAGGGTAGAAGATGAAGTCCAAAGCGTAGTTGTCAATGCTGTGCAAGAGTTGAGTAGTGAAAAG AAGTTGGTGACTGACATAACAGATAAAGAAAATGTGATGGAAGCTACAAGAAAGCCAAAG GTGTATGAAAGCTTTGAAGCTCTGCAGCAGAG
- the DNAH11 gene encoding dynein axonemal heavy chain 11 isoform X6 — protein sequence MLRRGFVFHTFRAAQRRMRQCRSIGTRRCEGSRIPSNPAALPSPPPAAPPAGAPPPPRGRPGGETGPPPLRREQRREQRRAPAAAAGTGRGSHPRGHGNAGSIDDWTKTQWQEINVEQMDEQLRGFAKAAFSCRRPSQTFWESSFIRVEDEVQSVVVNAVQELSSEKKLVTDITDKENVMEATRKPKVYESFEALQQRLARHPLKRNTDKTAEPLCA from the exons ATGCTGAGAAGGGGATTCGTATTTCACACGTTCCGGGCGGCGCAGAGGAGGATGCGCCAGTGCCGCTCCATAGGGACTCGGCGCTGTGAAGGGTCACGGATTCCCTCAAACCCCGCCGCGCTGCCGAGCCCTCCGCCCGCGGCTCCTCCCGCAGGggctccgccgccgccccggggccgtCCCGGCGGAGAGACCGGGCCGCCTCCGCTCCGGAGGGAGCAGCGGAGGGAGCAGCGCCGTGCCCCGGCTGCGGCAGCGGGAACGGGCCGGGGAAGCCATCCCCGGGGACACGGGAACGCG GGCAGCATTGATGATTGGACTAAAACCCAGTGGCAAGAGATTAATGTGGAACAGATGGATGAGCAGCTCAGAGGGTTTGCCAAGGCA GCTTTTAGTTGCAGAAGACCTTCTCAGACCTTCTGGGAGTCCAGTTTCATAAGGGTAGAAGATGAAGTCCAAAGCGTAGTTGTCAATGCTGTGCAAGAGTTGAGTAGTGAAAAG AAGTTGGTGACTGACATAACAGATAAAGAAAATGTGATGGAAGCTACAAGAAAGCCAAAG GTGTATGAAAGCTTTGAAGCTCTGCAGCAGAG ACTTGCTAGACACCCTTTAAAGAGGAACACAGACAAAACAGCTGAGCCTCTTTGTGCATGA
- the DNAH11 gene encoding dynein axonemal heavy chain 11 isoform X9, whose product MLRRGFVFHTFRAAQRRMRQCRSIGTRRCEGSRIPSNPAALPSPPPAAPPAGAPPPPRGRPGGETGPPPLRREQRREQRRAPAAAAGTGRGSHPRGHGNAGSIDDWTKTQWQEINVEQMDEQLRGFAKAAFSCRRPSQTFWESSFIRVEDEVQSVVVNAVQELSSEKLVTDITDKENVMEATRKPKVYESFEALQQRSIVKS is encoded by the exons ATGCTGAGAAGGGGATTCGTATTTCACACGTTCCGGGCGGCGCAGAGGAGGATGCGCCAGTGCCGCTCCATAGGGACTCGGCGCTGTGAAGGGTCACGGATTCCCTCAAACCCCGCCGCGCTGCCGAGCCCTCCGCCCGCGGCTCCTCCCGCAGGggctccgccgccgccccggggccgtCCCGGCGGAGAGACCGGGCCGCCTCCGCTCCGGAGGGAGCAGCGGAGGGAGCAGCGCCGTGCCCCGGCTGCGGCAGCGGGAACGGGCCGGGGAAGCCATCCCCGGGGACACGGGAACGCG GGCAGCATTGATGATTGGACTAAAACCCAGTGGCAAGAGATTAATGTGGAACAGATGGATGAGCAGCTCAGAGGGTTTGCCAAGGCA GCTTTTAGTTGCAGAAGACCTTCTCAGACCTTCTGGGAGTCCAGTTTCATAAGGGTAGAAGATGAAGTCCAAAGCGTAGTTGTCAATGCTGTGCAAGAGTTGAGTAGTGAAAAG TTGGTGACTGACATAACAGATAAAGAAAATGTGATGGAAGCTACAAGAAAGCCAAAG GTGTATGAAAGCTTTGAAGCTCTGCAGCAGAG
- the DNAH11 gene encoding dynein axonemal heavy chain 11 isoform X10: protein MLRRGFVFHTFRAAQRRMRQCRSIGTRRCEGSRIPSNPAALPSPPPAAPPAGAPPPPRGRPGGETGPPPLRREQRREQRRAPAAAAGTGRGSHPRGHGNAEAFSCRRPSQTFWESSFIRVEDEVQSVVVNAVQELSSEKKLVTDITDKENVMEATRKPKVYESFEALQQRKMLPEEVKKKTQHKSERYQANIWNASVRQK, encoded by the exons ATGCTGAGAAGGGGATTCGTATTTCACACGTTCCGGGCGGCGCAGAGGAGGATGCGCCAGTGCCGCTCCATAGGGACTCGGCGCTGTGAAGGGTCACGGATTCCCTCAAACCCCGCCGCGCTGCCGAGCCCTCCGCCCGCGGCTCCTCCCGCAGGggctccgccgccgccccggggccgtCCCGGCGGAGAGACCGGGCCGCCTCCGCTCCGGAGGGAGCAGCGGAGGGAGCAGCGCCGTGCCCCGGCTGCGGCAGCGGGAACGGGCCGGGGAAGCCATCCCCGGGGACACGGGAACGCG GAGGCTTTTAGTTGCAGAAGACCTTCTCAGACCTTCTGGGAGTCCAGTTTCATAAGGGTAGAAGATGAAGTCCAAAGCGTAGTTGTCAATGCTGTGCAAGAGTTGAGTAGTGAAAAG AAGTTGGTGACTGACATAACAGATAAAGAAAATGTGATGGAAGCTACAAGAAAGCCAAAG GTGTATGAAAGCTTTGAAGCTCTGCAGCAGAG GAAAATGTTGCCagaggaagttaaaaaaaaaacccaacacaaatCTGAGAGATACCAAGCTAATATCTGGAATGCATCAGtcagacagaaataa
- the DNAH11 gene encoding dynein axonemal heavy chain 11 isoform X8, whose translation MLRRGFVFHTFRAAQRRMRQCRSIGTRRCEGSRIPSNPAALPSPPPAAPPAGAPPPPRGRPGGETGPPPLRREQRREQRRAPAAAAGTGRGSHPRGHGNAGSIDDWTKTQWQEINVEQMDEQLRGFAKAAFSCRRPSQTFWESSFIRVEDEVQSVVVNAVQELSSEKKLVTDITDKENVMEATRKPKVYESFEALQQRSIVKS comes from the exons ATGCTGAGAAGGGGATTCGTATTTCACACGTTCCGGGCGGCGCAGAGGAGGATGCGCCAGTGCCGCTCCATAGGGACTCGGCGCTGTGAAGGGTCACGGATTCCCTCAAACCCCGCCGCGCTGCCGAGCCCTCCGCCCGCGGCTCCTCCCGCAGGggctccgccgccgccccggggccgtCCCGGCGGAGAGACCGGGCCGCCTCCGCTCCGGAGGGAGCAGCGGAGGGAGCAGCGCCGTGCCCCGGCTGCGGCAGCGGGAACGGGCCGGGGAAGCCATCCCCGGGGACACGGGAACGCG GGCAGCATTGATGATTGGACTAAAACCCAGTGGCAAGAGATTAATGTGGAACAGATGGATGAGCAGCTCAGAGGGTTTGCCAAGGCA GCTTTTAGTTGCAGAAGACCTTCTCAGACCTTCTGGGAGTCCAGTTTCATAAGGGTAGAAGATGAAGTCCAAAGCGTAGTTGTCAATGCTGTGCAAGAGTTGAGTAGTGAAAAG AAGTTGGTGACTGACATAACAGATAAAGAAAATGTGATGGAAGCTACAAGAAAGCCAAAG GTGTATGAAAGCTTTGAAGCTCTGCAGCAGAG